Below is a genomic region from Fusobacterium nucleatum.
AAGAAAAGAGAAGAAGAAAATTCTACATTAGAAGTTATATATCCAGAAGATGGAATAATTTCTATACCAAGTACAATAATGACTGTTAAAGAAGATATGTCAGCAAATAAAAATATAAAAGCAGCAGAAGCTTTAACTGATTGGTTCTTATCACCAGCTGGACAAGAAGCAATAGTAGAAGGTTGGATGCACTCTGTTTTAAAAGATGCTGAAAAAGCTCCTTATGATGCAAAAGCTACTGCTGAAATATTAAAATCATCTATGCCTATAAATTGGGAAAAGACATATAAAGATAGAGAAGAATTAAGAAAAATGTTCGAAAAATTTATAACTAAAGCAAATTAATAAAGAAAAGAGGAAAATATGGTTGGACAAAAAAAATGGAGAATAGATATAAAATGGATAGTTATATTAGCAATAGTAGCTTTTCTACTTATATTTGAAGTTTTTCCATTATTCTACTTATTAATTAAATCCCTGTTTTCAGGAGGAAGTTTTTCTTGGGAAGCATATAGAAGAGTTTATACCTATGATTTAAACTGGATAGCTTTGAAAAATACCATAATTACAGCTGGTTTTACAACAATTCTTGGAGTTGCAATAGCATTTCCATTGGCCTTTTTAGTTGGAAGAACAGATATGTATGGCAAGAAATTTTTTAGAACTTTGTTTGTTGTAACCTATATGGTTCCACCATATGTTGGAGCTATGGCTTGGTTAAGACTTTTAAATCCAAATGCTGGTGTTCTAAATAGATTTTTAATGAAAATATTTGGCTTAGGAACTGCTCCTTTTAACATCTATACAACATCTGGAATTGTATGGGTATTAACCTGCTTTTTCTATCCTTATGCTTTTATAACAATATCAAGAGCTATGGAGAAAATGGATCCATCTTTGGAAGAGGCTTCAAGAATTTCAGGAGCTTCTCCTTTAAAAACTTTATTTAAAGTTACTATTCCAATGATGACCCCAAGTATAATAGCTGCTGGACTTTTAGTTTTTGTTGCATCAGCTTCATCTTATGGTATACCATCTATTATTGGAGCACCAGGACAAATTTATACAGTAACTATGCGTATAATAGACTTTGTTCACATTGGTTCAGAAGAAGGGCTTACAGATGCAATGACTCTTGCTGTATTTTTGATGTTGATATCTAATATAATTTTATATATTTCAACATTTGTTGTTGGAAGAAAACAATATATAACAATGAGTGGTAAATCTACAAGACCAAATATTGTAGAATTAGGAAAATGGAGATTACCTATAACAATAATAATTTCAATTTTTTCATTTTTTGTAATAATTTTACCATTTATAACAGTTGCTATAACATCATTTACTGTAAATATGGGAAAACCACTTACTTTATCAAATTTATCATTAAAAGCTTGGGAAAAAGTTTTTTCAAGAGCTTCTATTATAAGTTCAACAACAAACAGTTTCCTAACAGCAACGGCTGCTGCATTCTTTGGAATTTTAATCTCTTGTGTAATGGCATATCTATTACAAAGAACAAATATAAAAGGAAAAAGAATCCCAGACTTTTTGATAACATTAGGTTCTGGAACACCAAGTGTAACAATAGCTTTGGCACTTATAATATCAATGAGTGGTAAATTTGGAATAAATATTTATAATACTTTAACAATAATGGTAGTTGCATATATGATTAAATATATGTTAATGGGTATGAGAACTGTTGTTTCAGCAATGAGTCAAGTTCATCCTTCACTTGAAGAAGCTGCTCAAATATCTGGTGCAAATTGGCTTCGTATGTTAAAGGATGTAACTTTGCCATTGATTGGAGCAAGTATTGTTGCAGGAATTTTCTTAATATTTATGCCATCATTCTATGAATTGACAATGTCAACATTGCTTTATTCATCAAATACTAAGACTATTGGATATGAATTATATATCTATCAAACATATCATAGTCAACAGGTTGCAAGTGCATTGGCAACAGCTATTTTACTATTTGTTATTTTAGTTAATTATATTTTAAATAAATTGACTAAAGGACAATTTTCAATATAGAATGGGAGGAAAATATGGCATCAGTAACAATAACAGGAGTTATAAAATCTTTTGGAAATGTGAAAGTTTTGCAAGAATTTAATCAAAAATTTGAAGATGGAGAATTTATAACATTACTAGGCCCATCTGGTTGTGGAAAAACAACTATGCTTAGACTTATTGCAGGATTTGAAAAACCAAGTAGTGGAGAAATATATATAGGTGATAAATTAGTATCAAGTGAAAAAGAATTTTTACCACCTGAAAAAAGAGGAATTGGAATGGTATTTCAATCTTATGCAGTATGGCCTCATATGAATGTATTTGATAATATTGCTTATCCATTGAAAATTCAAAAAATTAGCAAAAATGAAATAGAAGAAAGAGTAAATCAAGTTTTAAAAATTGTGCACTTAGAACAATATAAGGATAGATTTCCATCTGAGTTATCAGGAGGACAACAACAAAGGGTTGCATTAGGAAGAGCCTTAGTTGCTCAACCAGAAATTTTGTTGTTAGATGAACCTCTTTCTAATCTTGATGCAAAGTTAAGAGAAGAGATGAGATATGAAATAAAAGAAATAACTAAAAAATTAAAAATAACAGTTATTTATGTAACTCATGACCAAATAGAAGCAATGACTATGAGTGATAGAATTGTATTGATTAATAAAGGAGAGGTACAACAAGTTGCACCTCCACAAGAAATATATTCTAAACCTAAAAATATGTTTGTTGCAAACTTTGTTGGTAAGGTTGATTTTATTACAGGAAAGGTTGAAGGAAGTAAAATTTTACTAGATAATAGTAATAATCAAACACTTCCTAATACAAGTTCATTTAAAGGAAAGGTTGTTGTAGCAATTCGTCCAGAAAATGTTATTCTTTCTGATGATGGAGAAATCACAGGAAAAGTTTATTCTAAATTCTATTTAGGAGATTGTAATGATTTAAGAGTTGAAATTGGAAATGGAAATATTTTAAGAATAATTGCAAGAGCTTCAACTTATAACACTTTAAATGAGGGTGATGAAGTAAAAATAAAAATCTTAGATTATTTTGTTTTTGAAGATGATGGAAAAGATCAAATTAAAATTATGACATAATATTTTTAATAAAAAATATAAAATTAAGATAGAGTTATTAAAATTTTTTTCATATAATAACTCTATTTTTATTTTAAAATTTTATAAATCCCATATTAACGACATTTTAAAATAACAATATATAGTGGTACTTTAAAAGTATATATACTATATATTGTTATTTTTAAAAAAAAGTGCTAAAATGATTGAAGATATAAAAATTTTTTACAAAAAATAAATTACATAATTTAAAATAGAATTAGAAAGGCGTGAGGCAATATGAAAAGGGTTATTAAAAGAGATGGGTCAGTAGTTGAGTTCGATAGAAGTAGAATAATAAATGCGATAAAAAAAACATTTGAACAAGCTTCTAGGGAACCAAATATGAAATTAATAGAAAAAATTGCCTCCCAAGTAGAAGATTTGCCTGATAAAGTTTTAGCAGTTGAGCAAATACAAGATATAGTGGTAAAAAAATTAATGGGTTCATCTGAAAAAGATATAGCTATGTCTTATCAAAGTTATAGAACTTTAAAAGCAGAGATAAGAGAAAAAGAAAAAGGAATATATAGACAAATTGGTGAGCTTGTAGATGCTTCTAATGAAAAATTATTATCTGAAAATGCAAATAAAGATGCAAAAACTATTTCTGTTCAAAGAGATTTACTTGCAGGAATTTCTTCAAGAGATTACTATTTGAATAAAATAGTTCCTGAACATATAAAATTAGCACATATAAAAGGTGAAATTCATTTACATGACTTAGATTATTTACTTTTTAGAGAAACAAACTGTGAGCTTGTAAATATAGAAGCTATGCTAAAAGGTGGATGTAATATAGGTAATGCTAAAATGCTTGAGCCTAATTCTGTTGATGTTGCAGTTGGACACATAGTTCAAATAATTGCCTCTGTTTCATCTAATACCTATGGTGGTTGTTCAATTCCATATTTAGATAGAGCTTTAGTTAGATATATAAAGAAAACTTTTAAAAAGCACTTTTTAAGAGGAGCAAAATATATAGATGATTTAAGTGAAGAACAAATTGAAGAATTAAGTAAAGAAAATTTAGAATATTCAAATGAAGTTATAAAAAATAAATATCCTAAAACCTATGAATATTCTGTTGATATGACAGAAGAATCTGTAAAACAAGCAATGCAAGGTTTAGAATATGAAATAAACTCTTTATCTACTGTAAATGGGCAAACTCCTTTTACAACCGTGGGTATAGGAACTGAAACTTCTTGGGAAGGAAGACTTGTTCAAAAATATGTTTTAAAAACAAGAATGGCAGGTTTTGGAGCTAAAAAGGAAACTGCTATCTTCCCTAAAATTGTTTATGCAATGTGTGAAGGTTTAAATTTGAATGAGGGAGATCCTAATTGGGATATTTCTCAACTTGCTTTTGAATGTATGACTAAATCAATTTATCCTGATATTTTATTCATCACTCCTGAGCAATTAAAAAATGAAACTGTTGTATATCCAATGGGATGTAGAGCTTTCTTATCTCCTTGGAAAGATAAAAATGGTAAAGAAAAATATGCAGGAAGATTTAATATAGGAGCTACATCTATTAATCTACCAAGGATAGCTATTAAAAATCGTGGAGATGAAGAAGGCTTCTATAAAGAACTTGATAGAATTTTAGAAATTTGTAAAGATAACTGCCTATTTAGAGCAAAATATTTAGAAAATACTGTTGCAGAAATGGCACCTATTCTTTGGATGTCAGGTGCACTTGCTGAAAAAAACCAAAAAGATACAATTAAAGATTTAATTTGGGGAGGATATTCAACAGTATCAATAGGTTATATTGGACTTAGTGAAGTTTCTCAATTGTTGTATGGTAAAGATTTTTCTGAATCAGAGGAAGTATATCAAAAAACTTTTAATATATTAAAATATATAGCTGACAAAGTTCTTGAATACAAGCAAAAATATAATTTAGGTTTTGCTCTATATGGGACACCATCAGAATCGCTATGTGACAGATTTGCAAGGGTAGATAAACAAGAATTTGGAGATATAAAAGGAATAACTGATAAAGGCTATTATGATAACTCTTTCCATGTTTCTTCAAGAATAAATATGAGTCCATTTGAAAAATTAAGACTTGAGGCACTAGGACATAAATATTCAGCTGGTGGACATATCAGCTATATTGAAACTGATTCATTGACAAAGAATTTAGATGCAATACCAGATATTTTAAGATATGCTAAAATGGTTGGAATACATTATATGGGAATAAATCAACCTGTTGATAAATGTCATATCTGTGGCTACAAAGGAGAATTTACTGCTACAAAAGAAGGATTTACTTGCCCACAATGTGGAAATCATGATAGTAATGAAATGAGTGTAATAAGGAGAGTCTGTGGTTACCTATCTCAACCTAATGCTAGACCTTTTAATAAAGGAAAGCAAGAGGAAATAATGCATAGAGTAAAACACAGTTAGAGAGATGAATTATTCAGGAATTAAATATGCAGATATGATTAATGGAAAAGGTATAAGGGTAAGTTTATTTGTAAGTGGTTGTACTCATTGTTGTAAAAATTGCTTTAATGAGGAAACTTGGAATGAAACTTATGGAAAAAAGTTTACTGAAAAAGAAGAAAATGAAATTATAGAATATTTTAAAAAGTATGGTAAAACAATAAAGGGTCTTTCACTTTTAGGTGGAGACCCTACTTATCCTAAAAATATTAAGCCTCTTTTAAAATTTATAAAAAAATTTAAAGAAAATTTGCCAGATAGAGATATTTGGATATGGAGCGGTTTCACTTGGGAAGAAATATTAGAAGATGAAAATAGATTTTCTCTGATAAAAGAATGTGATGTCCTAATAGATGGAAAATTTGTAGATAGCCTAAAAGATTTGAATTTAAAATGGAAAGGTAGTTCCAATCAAAGAGTTATTGATATAAAGAAAAGTTTAGAAAAAAATGAAGTTATTGAATATATTTAAAATTATTCAATAACTTTTTTATTTGTGCTAACATATATTTTAAAGTATAATAAAAATAAAAATCTAAGGTGAAAATATGAATGAAAAACAAGTGGCAATAAATTTAATATCACAGGTAGATAAAGGTGCTTATTCAAATATAGCTTTAAATGAAACTTTTAAAACTTTGAATATAAATTCAAAAGAAAAGGCATTTCTAACAGAGATTTTTTATGGAGTTATAAGAAATAAAAAATTTTTAGACTATATAATAGAAAAAAACACCAAAGAGATAAAAAAAGAATGGATAAGAAACCTTTTAAGAATCTCTATTTATCAAATTACATTTATGGATAGTGATGACAAAGGTGTAGTTTGGGAAGGAACTGAACTTGCTAAGAAAAAGTATGGAATACCTATTTCAAAATTTATAAATGGAACTTTAAGAAATTATTTAAGAAATAAAGATTTAGAGTTAAAAAAACTATATGATG
It encodes:
- the nrdD gene encoding anaerobic ribonucleoside-triphosphate reductase; this translates as MKRVIKRDGSVVEFDRSRIINAIKKTFEQASREPNMKLIEKIASQVEDLPDKVLAVEQIQDIVVKKLMGSSEKDIAMSYQSYRTLKAEIREKEKGIYRQIGELVDASNEKLLSENANKDAKTISVQRDLLAGISSRDYYLNKIVPEHIKLAHIKGEIHLHDLDYLLFRETNCELVNIEAMLKGGCNIGNAKMLEPNSVDVAVGHIVQIIASVSSNTYGGCSIPYLDRALVRYIKKTFKKHFLRGAKYIDDLSEEQIEELSKENLEYSNEVIKNKYPKTYEYSVDMTEESVKQAMQGLEYEINSLSTVNGQTPFTTVGIGTETSWEGRLVQKYVLKTRMAGFGAKKETAIFPKIVYAMCEGLNLNEGDPNWDISQLAFECMTKSIYPDILFITPEQLKNETVVYPMGCRAFLSPWKDKNGKEKYAGRFNIGATSINLPRIAIKNRGDEEGFYKELDRILEICKDNCLFRAKYLENTVAEMAPILWMSGALAEKNQKDTIKDLIWGGYSTVSIGYIGLSEVSQLLYGKDFSESEEVYQKTFNILKYIADKVLEYKQKYNLGFALYGTPSESLCDRFARVDKQEFGDIKGITDKGYYDNSFHVSSRINMSPFEKLRLEALGHKYSAGGHISYIETDSLTKNLDAIPDILRYAKMVGIHYMGINQPVDKCHICGYKGEFTATKEGFTCPQCGNHDSNEMSVIRRVCGYLSQPNARPFNKGKQEEIMHRVKHS
- the nrdG gene encoding anaerobic ribonucleoside-triphosphate reductase activating protein codes for the protein MNYSGIKYADMINGKGIRVSLFVSGCTHCCKNCFNEETWNETYGKKFTEKEENEIIEYFKKYGKTIKGLSLLGGDPTYPKNIKPLLKFIKKFKENLPDRDIWIWSGFTWEEILEDENRFSLIKECDVLIDGKFVDSLKDLNLKWKGSSNQRVIDIKKSLEKNEVIEYI
- a CDS encoding iron ABC transporter permease; amino-acid sequence: MVGQKKWRIDIKWIVILAIVAFLLIFEVFPLFYLLIKSLFSGGSFSWEAYRRVYTYDLNWIALKNTIITAGFTTILGVAIAFPLAFLVGRTDMYGKKFFRTLFVVTYMVPPYVGAMAWLRLLNPNAGVLNRFLMKIFGLGTAPFNIYTTSGIVWVLTCFFYPYAFITISRAMEKMDPSLEEASRISGASPLKTLFKVTIPMMTPSIIAAGLLVFVASASSYGIPSIIGAPGQIYTVTMRIIDFVHIGSEEGLTDAMTLAVFLMLISNIILYISTFVVGRKQYITMSGKSTRPNIVELGKWRLPITIIISIFSFFVIILPFITVAITSFTVNMGKPLTLSNLSLKAWEKVFSRASIISSTTNSFLTATAAAFFGILISCVMAYLLQRTNIKGKRIPDFLITLGSGTPSVTIALALIISMSGKFGINIYNTLTIMVVAYMIKYMLMGMRTVVSAMSQVHPSLEEAAQISGANWLRMLKDVTLPLIGASIVAGIFLIFMPSFYELTMSTLLYSSNTKTIGYELYIYQTYHSQQVASALATAILLFVILVNYILNKLTKGQFSI
- a CDS encoding ABC transporter ATP-binding protein, giving the protein MASVTITGVIKSFGNVKVLQEFNQKFEDGEFITLLGPSGCGKTTMLRLIAGFEKPSSGEIYIGDKLVSSEKEFLPPEKRGIGMVFQSYAVWPHMNVFDNIAYPLKIQKISKNEIEERVNQVLKIVHLEQYKDRFPSELSGGQQQRVALGRALVAQPEILLLDEPLSNLDAKLREEMRYEIKEITKKLKITVIYVTHDQIEAMTMSDRIVLINKGEVQQVAPPQEIYSKPKNMFVANFVGKVDFITGKVEGSKILLDNSNNQTLPNTSSFKGKVVVAIRPENVILSDDGEITGKVYSKFYLGDCNDLRVEIGNGNILRIIARASTYNTLNEGDEVKIKILDYFVFEDDGKDQIKIMT